The following are encoded together in the Cololabis saira isolate AMF1-May2022 chromosome 5, fColSai1.1, whole genome shotgun sequence genome:
- the LOC133444588 gene encoding proton myo-inositol cotransporter-like, giving the protein MGDPMAGRRQSAGDDGERGLIVPPPRGDPDRDPPPSPAFIYVLAFFSALGGFLFGYDTGVVSGAMLLLKRELNLSALWQELLVSSTVGAAALSALAGGYLNGRLGRRRCILGASLVFAVGGVLLGAAPNRGVLLLGRVTVGLGIGIASMTVPVYMAEVSPPQRRGQLVTLNSLFITGGQFIASVVDGAFSYMSRDGWRFMLGLSVLPALLQFCGFLFLPESPRWLLQKGRGQEARRVLVRIRGDPDVEDEFQAIRAGVEEEQKGGAAGGPGGVVILRMLAHGPTRRALAVGCGLQMFQQLSGINTVMYYSATILQMAGVRDDKEAIWLAAATSATNFLFTLVGFWLVERVGRRKLTLGSLLGTGLSLALLAVGFLLSAQNSPLVTLDPVDQNSTCSLRRSCERCMLDPGCGFCYRDNGTSVFESSCVPVSRETSDHAAWGRCSNVTEAAGSPIWAYNFCPTSYSWVVLVGLILYLAFFAPGMGPMPWTVNSEIYPLWARSTGNACSAGVNWTFNVLVSLTFLHVAEYLTYYGAFFLYTGLVVLGLLFVLGCLPETQGRQLEDIENLFTGPLCSCGGPDPDDRRHVHYIRVKGSNYLHSDNEASDVD; this is encoded by the exons ATGGGCGACCCGATGGCCGGCAGGAGGCAGTCAGCTGGAGACGATGGGGAGCGGGGTCTCATCGTGCCTCCCCCCCGAGGAGACCCGGACCGGGACCCCCCGCCCTCGCCGGCCTTCATCTACGTGCTGGCCTTCTTCTCGGCCCTGGGGGGGTTCCTGTTCGGCTACGACACGGGCGTGGTGTCCGGggccatgctgctgctgaagcGGGAGCTGAACCTGAGCGCGCTGTGGCAGGAGCTGCTGGTGTCCAGCACGGTGGGGGCCGCGGCCCTCTCCGCCCTGGCGGGCGGCTACCTGAACGGCCGGCTGGGCCGCCGCCGCTGCATCCTGGGGGCCAGCTTGGTGTTCGCCGTCGGGGGGGTGCTGCTGGGCGCGGCCCCCAACCGGggggtgctgctgctggggagGGTCACGGTGGGGCTGGGCATCG GCATTGCTTCGATGACGGTGCCCGTGTACATGGCGGAGGTGTCCCCCCCCCAGCGCCGGGGTCAGCTGGTCACCCTCAACTCCCTGTTCATCACGGGGGGGCAGTTCATCGCCAGCGTGGTGGACGGAGCCTTCAGCTACATGAGCCGCGACGGATGGAG GTTCATGCTGGGCCTCTCCGTCCTGCCCGCCCTGCTGCAGTTCTGCGGCTTCCTGTTCCTGCCCGAGAGCCCGCGCTGGCTGCTGCAGAAGGGCCGGGGCCAGGAGGCCCGGCGGGTGCTGGTCCGGATCCGGGGAGACCCGGACGTGGAGGACGAGTTCCAGGCCATCCGGGCCGGcgtggaggaggagcagaaggGCGGCGCCGCCGGAG GTCCAGGGGGCGTGGTCATCCTGCGGATGCTGGCCCACGGTCCGACCCGCCGGGCCCTCGCCGTCGGCTGCGGCCTGCAGATGTTCCAGCAGCTGTCGGGGATCAACACCGTCAT GTACTACAGCGCCACCATCCTGCAGATGGCGGGTGTGCGGGACGACAAGGAGGCCATCTGGCTGGCCGCCGCCACCTCCGCCACCAACTTTCTGTTCACGCTGGTGGGGTTCTGGCTGGTGGAGCGGGTCGGCCGCCGCAAGCTGACGCTGGGCAGCCTTCTGG GTACCGGTCTCAGTCTGGCGCTGCTGGCCGTCGGGTTCCTGCTGTCGGCCCAGAACTCTCCACTCGTCACCCTCGACCCGGTCGACCAGAACTCCACCTGCAGCCTCCGCCG GTCGTGCGAGCGCTGCATGCTGGACCCGGGTTGTGGGTtctgttaccgtgacaacggCACCAGCGTGTTCGAGTCGTCCTGCGTCCCCGTCAGCCGGGAGACCAGCGACCACGCGGCCTGGGGAAG GTGCTCCAACGTGACGGAGGCGGCCGGCAGCCCGATCTGGGCGTACAACTTCTGCCCCACGTCGTACTCCTGGGTCGTCCTGGTGGGCCTCATCCTCTACCTCGCCTTCTTCGCTCCAG GCATGGGTCCGATGCCGTGGACGGTGAACTCTGAGATTTACCCGCTGTGGGCCCGCAGCACCGGGAACGCCTGCTCCGCCGGGGTCAACTGGACCTTCAACGTCCTGGTGTCTCTGACGTTCCTCCACGTCGCCGAATATCTGACGTACTACG GCGCCTTCTTCCTGTACACGGGCCTGGTGGTTCTGGGGCTGCTGTTCGTGCTGGGCTGCCTCCCCGAGACGCAGGGCCGGCAGCTGGAGGACATCGAGAACCTGTTCACCGGGCCGCTGTGCTCCTGCGGGGGCCCGGACCCCGACGACCGGCGCCACGTCCACTACATCCGGGTAAAAGGCAGCAACTACCTCCACTCTGACAACGAAGCCTCCGACGTAGACTAG